From a region of the Bermanella marisrubri genome:
- a CDS encoding saccharopine dehydrogenase family protein, with protein sequence MSNENGKVVIIGAGGVGNVVVQKCAQQSSVFKDILLASRTKSKCDAIAESVKQKTGVTIRTAQVDADNVPELAALLKEEKPFLVINVALPYQDLTIMDACLEAGVHYMDTANYEPLDTAKFEYKWQWAYQEKFQKAGLTALLGSGFDPGATNVFTNYLAKHHFDEIEYLDIIDVNGGDHGYPFATNFNPEINIREVSAECRHWENGEFVTTPPMSKKASFTCPDGVGTYNIYRMYHEELESLSKHFPTLKRAQFWMSFGDNYLKHLEVLENVGMTGIEPVEFEGQKIVPIQFLAKLLPDPSTLGPRTKGKTCIGTVVQGKKDGKDKIMYCYQICDHEACYAEVASQAISYTTGVPAMIGAKMMMEGKWLEPGVFNIEQFDPDPFMDDMNEFGLPWKVTELNDFNLDQ encoded by the coding sequence ATGAGCAATGAAAACGGAAAAGTGGTCATCATCGGTGCTGGTGGTGTCGGTAATGTTGTCGTACAGAAATGTGCGCAACAATCGTCAGTATTCAAAGATATTCTTTTGGCCAGTCGTACCAAAAGTAAATGCGATGCCATTGCTGAAAGCGTTAAGCAAAAAACCGGCGTGACTATTCGCACAGCACAGGTAGATGCGGATAACGTCCCCGAGCTTGCCGCGTTATTAAAAGAAGAAAAACCATTTCTTGTTATTAATGTGGCCTTACCTTATCAGGACTTGACCATTATGGATGCTTGTCTTGAAGCGGGCGTCCACTATATGGATACTGCGAATTATGAGCCATTAGACACGGCTAAATTTGAATACAAGTGGCAATGGGCGTATCAAGAGAAGTTCCAAAAAGCCGGTTTAACTGCGCTTTTAGGCAGCGGTTTCGATCCTGGTGCGACCAACGTTTTTACCAACTATTTGGCGAAGCATCATTTTGATGAAATCGAATATTTAGACATTATTGACGTCAATGGTGGCGATCATGGCTATCCTTTCGCTACTAACTTCAATCCAGAGATTAACATTCGCGAAGTGAGTGCTGAATGTCGTCACTGGGAAAATGGCGAGTTTGTAACGACGCCACCTATGAGTAAGAAAGCAAGCTTTACTTGTCCAGACGGTGTGGGTACTTACAATATTTATCGTATGTATCACGAAGAGTTAGAAAGCTTAAGCAAGCACTTTCCGACACTGAAGCGTGCACAATTCTGGATGAGTTTTGGCGATAACTACCTTAAGCATTTAGAAGTATTAGAAAATGTGGGAATGACTGGCATAGAGCCAGTGGAATTTGAAGGGCAAAAAATTGTGCCGATTCAGTTTCTAGCCAAGCTACTGCCAGATCCTTCTACACTAGGGCCGCGCACCAAGGGTAAAACCTGTATCGGGACAGTGGTTCAGGGTAAAAAAGATGGCAAAGATAAGATCATGTATTGCTATCAAATTTGTGATCATGAAGCTTGTTATGCAGAAGTGGCATCCCAAGCTATTAGCTATACCACAGGTGTACCCGCAATGATTGGTGCAAAAATGATGATGGAAGGCAAGTGGTTAGAACCAGGCGTATTCAATATCGAGCAGTTTGATCCAGATCCATTCATGGATGATATGAATGAATTTGGTTTGCCTTGGAAAGTAACAGAGTTGAATGATTTCAACCTTGACCAATAA
- the nspC gene encoding carboxynorspermidine decarboxylase, with translation MQFTDFSKLDLKRLPSPCFVVDEVAIERNLKILHHVQEQSGAKVLQALKAFSMYHLAPLSRQYLSGTCSSGLHEALLGQEYYGGEVHVFSAAYSEDDLVRLLEFAHHIVFNTPSQILRFYPLLKAAQEKRDDLSFGLRINPEHSEGAVPIYDPCAAGSRLGTTQDELMQALQTDEFHQAFHLVSGLHFHTLCEQGFKPLQRTLKAVEERFAKWLPQMTWLNFGGGHHITAPDYDIHGLVNAIRLIKQKYSVDVYLEPGEAVAIGSGILSAEVLDIGFNQLPQAILDTSATCHMPDTLEMPYRPDIRFNNELAGMADEKRYNYRFGGLTCLAGDVIGDYSFEQELKVGDRLIFEDMAHYTMVKTTTFNGTKLPALAIWNSQTDDLNVVRVFSYDDFKSRL, from the coding sequence ATGCAATTTACTGATTTCTCTAAGCTTGATCTAAAGCGCTTACCTTCTCCATGCTTTGTTGTGGATGAGGTAGCGATCGAGCGCAACTTGAAAATACTGCATCACGTTCAAGAACAAAGTGGAGCAAAGGTACTGCAAGCTCTTAAAGCATTTTCTATGTATCACTTAGCACCGCTTAGCCGCCAGTATTTATCAGGTACTTGTTCAAGTGGACTTCATGAAGCCTTACTAGGGCAAGAATACTATGGTGGAGAAGTACATGTTTTCTCTGCTGCCTATAGTGAAGACGACTTAGTTCGCTTATTAGAATTTGCCCATCATATTGTCTTCAATACGCCGAGTCAGATTTTACGTTTCTACCCACTATTAAAGGCGGCTCAAGAAAAGCGTGATGATCTCAGTTTTGGTTTGCGTATTAATCCTGAGCATAGTGAGGGCGCGGTACCCATTTATGATCCGTGTGCAGCAGGCTCGCGCTTAGGTACGACGCAGGATGAATTAATGCAAGCATTGCAGACCGATGAATTTCATCAAGCATTTCATTTGGTGAGTGGCCTACATTTTCATACGTTATGTGAGCAAGGCTTTAAACCATTGCAGCGCACCTTAAAGGCGGTAGAAGAAAGATTTGCTAAATGGTTGCCACAAATGACCTGGTTGAATTTCGGTGGGGGTCACCATATTACTGCCCCAGATTATGATATCCATGGTTTAGTTAATGCAATCAGGCTCATTAAGCAGAAGTACTCGGTGGACGTGTATTTAGAGCCTGGCGAAGCGGTGGCTATTGGTAGTGGCATATTAAGCGCAGAAGTATTGGATATTGGTTTTAATCAATTGCCGCAAGCGATTCTGGATACCAGTGCGACTTGTCATATGCCAGACACGTTAGAAATGCCATATCGCCCGGATATTCGTTTTAACAATGAGTTAGCAGGCATGGCGGATGAGAAGCGCTACAACTATCGTTTTGGCGGTCTAACCTGTCTCGCAGGTGATGTGATTGGCGATTATAGTTTTGAGCAAGAATTAAAGGTTGGCGATCGTCTTATTTTCGAGGATATGGCGCATTATACTATGGTCAAAACCACAACATTTAATGGTACCAAGTTGCCCGCCCTTGCCATTTGGAATAGCCAAACAGATGACTTGAATGTCGTGAGAGTTTTTTCATACGACGACTTTAAGTCGCGTCTGTAA
- the speB gene encoding agmatinase, protein MSKPIFLESEIEQSPIDQAAFSVLPVPYEKTVSYGGGTALGPNAIIVASEQLETWDGKSNPSALGIHTCDTVDCQVDPDVVIENIAKATQAILEAGSMPVVLGGEHTVTYGVIKGYLNAGIKDFGVVQIDAHADLREAYEGDKLSHASVMKRVVDEGIPLYQLGIRAYCEEEMAIREKHGVRYQDADDIVPQNIQSIQLPDDFPKNVFFTLDIDGMDPSVFPSTGTPVPGGLSWYQTLNLFESVAKQRKIIGFDVMEFAPIEGFHAYDFSAALLTYKLMGIVQRTQFSA, encoded by the coding sequence ATGAGTAAACCGATTTTTTTAGAATCTGAAATCGAGCAAAGCCCAATTGATCAGGCTGCGTTTTCAGTTTTACCCGTTCCTTATGAAAAAACCGTTTCTTATGGCGGCGGCACGGCGTTAGGCCCGAATGCCATCATTGTTGCCAGTGAGCAATTAGAGACATGGGATGGTAAGTCTAATCCTTCCGCATTGGGGATTCACACCTGTGATACGGTGGATTGCCAAGTGGATCCGGATGTAGTGATTGAGAATATTGCCAAAGCGACCCAAGCAATTTTAGAAGCGGGCAGCATGCCGGTGGTATTGGGCGGCGAGCATACCGTGACCTATGGCGTAATCAAAGGCTATCTAAACGCGGGTATTAAAGACTTTGGCGTGGTACAAATTGATGCCCATGCGGATTTACGCGAAGCTTATGAAGGCGATAAGTTAAGTCATGCTTCCGTTATGAAACGGGTAGTGGATGAAGGCATTCCACTTTATCAGTTGGGTATTCGTGCTTATTGTGAAGAAGAAATGGCCATTCGCGAAAAGCATGGGGTTCGTTATCAAGATGCGGATGATATCGTACCGCAAAATATTCAAAGTATTCAGCTGCCTGACGACTTTCCAAAAAACGTGTTTTTCACACTTGATATCGATGGCATGGACCCCTCTGTGTTTCCATCCACAGGTACCCCTGTACCCGGTGGTTTGAGCTGGTATCAAACGCTTAATTTATTTGAGAGTGTTGCTAAGCAACGCAAGATCATTGGTTTTGATGTTATGGAGTTTGCTCCGATAGAAGGTTTCCATGCGTATGACTTTAGTGCTGCGTTACTCACTTATAAGTTAATGGGTATTGTGCAGCGCACTCAATTCTCGGCTTAA
- a CDS encoding ABC1 kinase family protein encodes MAYSDSQHSTHNGYRHGRKVPKGRLSRLAKLGGVASRVAGNMLQEGAKQWAQGKRPKMQDLLLTADNARKISERLAHMRGAAMKLGQLISMDAGDMLPKEFSLILEPLRNQASPMPLSQLNVVLEREWGKDWLNGFEHFSYHPIAAASIGQVHKAQLKTGETLAIKVQYPGVRDSISSDVDNVASLLRISGLVPKTLEINNLLDEAKAQLHQEADYVREAQYLNQYRQFLESVDGFTVPVLHEQWSNKNILAMSYHHGMSIDQCSSLPQGVRDSIVTRLFELLMREMFDFHLLQTDPNFANYFYQTDTDNIVLLDFGACRQYLPEFMQHYRELLQSSLDGNRQVMLEAAQDIGYFQEDISQEQLETVLQLFEIACEPIKHTGAYDFANNDLPERIREKGLALSMQQNYWHSPPVDSLFLHRKFAGLYLLASRLRARVDVQSITKSYFIK; translated from the coding sequence ATGGCTTATAGCGACTCTCAACATTCTACTCACAATGGTTATCGTCACGGACGTAAGGTTCCTAAAGGCCGCCTAAGTCGCTTAGCCAAACTGGGAGGCGTTGCGTCTCGGGTCGCGGGCAATATGCTGCAAGAAGGCGCGAAACAGTGGGCGCAAGGCAAACGCCCAAAAATGCAAGACTTGTTATTAACGGCGGACAACGCTCGTAAAATATCTGAGCGTTTGGCGCACATGCGTGGAGCCGCCATGAAGCTAGGCCAGCTGATCTCTATGGACGCGGGTGATATGTTGCCGAAAGAGTTCAGCTTAATTTTGGAGCCACTGCGTAATCAAGCTAGCCCCATGCCTCTGAGTCAATTGAACGTAGTCTTGGAAAGAGAATGGGGCAAAGATTGGCTCAATGGTTTCGAGCACTTTTCATATCATCCCATTGCTGCGGCATCCATTGGTCAAGTACATAAAGCCCAATTAAAAACCGGCGAAACCTTGGCTATAAAGGTTCAATACCCTGGCGTAAGAGACAGTATTAGCAGCGATGTAGACAATGTTGCTAGTTTGTTAAGAATTAGTGGTCTAGTGCCAAAGACATTGGAGATCAATAATTTGTTGGACGAAGCAAAGGCACAACTGCATCAGGAAGCCGACTATGTTCGCGAAGCTCAATATCTAAATCAGTATCGGCAGTTTCTCGAATCCGTGGACGGTTTTACGGTGCCTGTACTTCATGAGCAGTGGAGCAATAAAAACATATTGGCCATGAGCTATCACCATGGCATGAGCATTGATCAATGTAGCTCGCTACCACAAGGCGTGCGGGACAGTATTGTTACTCGATTATTCGAACTGCTAATGCGAGAAATGTTCGACTTTCATTTATTGCAAACCGATCCCAATTTCGCCAATTATTTTTATCAAACCGATACCGATAACATCGTATTACTGGACTTTGGTGCTTGCCGCCAATATCTACCTGAGTTCATGCAGCATTATCGAGAGTTGTTACAGTCCAGTCTTGATGGCAATCGCCAGGTTATGTTGGAAGCGGCGCAAGACATTGGTTATTTTCAAGAAGACATCTCTCAAGAACAGCTAGAAACCGTATTGCAGCTGTTTGAAATTGCTTGTGAACCGATTAAACACACTGGTGCTTACGACTTTGCGAACAATGACTTGCCGGAACGAATTCGGGAAAAAGGTTTAGCATTGAGTATGCAGCAAAACTACTGGCATTCTCCTCCTGTGGATTCTCTATTTCTTCATCGAAAATTTGCCGGCTTGTACCTACTTGCTTCACGATTAAGAGCACGTGTTGATGTGCAATCCATCACGAAATCATATTTTATTAAATAG
- a CDS encoding pyridoxamine 5'-phosphate oxidase family protein, translating to MHWWTLVDECIENNAFPNHFLQLATIKDDNSPAVRTLVYRGRNEEQHILMISDTRSEKYAQLMSNPKAEISWYFYDTREQFRISGETLCVTPKDQDFDVSRLWQDLSPAAKQQYFWPKPGVPITDKTSTYITGKNDTRGKQEKLHQDELDLTDPPSHFCVIKLIPVKVDYLQLSQPKHERQIFEYDIVSSQWHSIALTP from the coding sequence ATGCATTGGTGGACACTTGTTGATGAATGTATAGAGAACAATGCTTTTCCCAATCACTTTTTACAGCTGGCAACTATAAAAGACGACAATAGTCCCGCAGTACGAACATTGGTTTATCGCGGTAGAAACGAAGAGCAGCATATTTTGATGATCAGTGATACACGCAGCGAAAAATACGCACAACTGATGTCTAACCCGAAAGCAGAAATCAGTTGGTATTTTTATGATACTCGCGAGCAATTTCGGATCTCAGGTGAGACTCTGTGTGTCACTCCTAAAGATCAAGACTTTGATGTAAGTCGTCTTTGGCAAGATCTCAGCCCTGCAGCGAAGCAGCAATATTTTTGGCCAAAACCGGGTGTTCCTATCACGGATAAAACGAGCACTTATATAACGGGCAAAAATGATACGAGAGGAAAACAAGAAAAATTACACCAAGATGAGCTTGATCTTACGGATCCACCATCACATTTTTGCGTAATTAAATTAATACCTGTTAAGGTCGATTATCTGCAACTCTCGCAACCCAAACATGAACGTCAGATATTCGAATACGATATCGTTTCAAGTCAATGGCATAGCATAGCTCTAACGCCATAA
- a CDS encoding phospholipase D family protein, producing MNPIEHALQSVQQQGGDLSAFRLLGEGPDALAARLFLIEHAQTSLDLQYYIFRHDVAGKVICQKLVEAADRGVAVRLLVDDYGQLDDDALLSLQAHQNIEIRFFNPVRWRRLRYLEMLARFSKQSRRMHNKLFIADGCAAVVGGRNIADSYYFNNGEERFADLDALAMGLVCVELNNVFEEYWQHRLSHSVEEILGNTKKRWLNNIRDDLNIFMQAKVTRPYLQQVIESKLHKDAHNHDWQWHYAKADVLCDHPDKILRFKRKKRLGVAAELWKYLDEVSQSALLITPYFVPGGRLIRKMRYWKRQNYDVIVLTNSLSANDVPIVHSGYARYRKRLLRAQVQLWELKDAVPDIKLLRSKRKKIGQTRASLHAKTLVLDKQRLFVGSLNLDHRSININTEVGLLIHSEALSNRVTQIVSEQLPELAWHLGLNHDEELIWYDVSTGKDKIIATKQDPNASLWARIRVKVYSWLPIESLL from the coding sequence TTGAACCCTATTGAACACGCGTTGCAATCAGTGCAGCAGCAAGGTGGTGACTTGTCTGCTTTTCGGCTTTTGGGTGAGGGGCCGGATGCCTTAGCCGCTCGTCTTTTTCTTATTGAGCACGCACAGACTTCGCTGGATCTTCAGTATTATATTTTTCGTCATGATGTTGCTGGTAAAGTCATATGCCAGAAGCTTGTCGAGGCAGCTGATAGGGGCGTAGCAGTGCGCTTACTCGTAGATGATTACGGGCAGTTAGATGATGACGCACTGCTAAGTTTGCAAGCCCACCAGAACATCGAGATTCGTTTTTTTAACCCTGTGCGTTGGCGTCGCTTGCGCTATTTAGAAATGTTGGCACGTTTCTCCAAACAAAGCAGGCGCATGCATAATAAGTTATTCATTGCTGATGGTTGTGCGGCCGTTGTAGGGGGCAGGAATATAGCAGACAGCTATTACTTTAATAACGGGGAAGAACGTTTTGCAGATCTCGATGCATTAGCAATGGGACTGGTTTGTGTCGAGTTGAATAATGTGTTTGAAGAATACTGGCAACATCGATTGAGTCACTCAGTTGAAGAAATTTTAGGTAATACAAAAAAGCGTTGGCTGAATAATATTCGAGACGATTTGAATATCTTTATGCAAGCGAAAGTGACGAGACCCTACCTGCAACAGGTAATCGAAAGCAAATTGCATAAAGACGCGCACAATCATGATTGGCAATGGCACTATGCGAAAGCTGATGTGCTTTGTGATCATCCTGACAAGATACTGCGCTTTAAGCGTAAGAAGCGCTTGGGTGTGGCTGCTGAACTGTGGAAATATTTAGACGAAGTATCACAAAGCGCATTGTTAATCACTCCGTATTTTGTACCTGGTGGAAGATTAATAAGAAAGATGCGTTATTGGAAGCGACAAAACTATGATGTCATAGTACTCACTAACTCGCTTTCTGCTAATGACGTGCCTATCGTGCACTCTGGTTATGCGCGCTACCGAAAGCGTTTACTTCGAGCCCAGGTACAGCTTTGGGAATTAAAAGATGCAGTACCTGATATTAAGCTTTTACGTTCAAAGCGTAAAAAGATAGGACAAACTCGCGCCTCGTTGCACGCTAAAACCTTGGTGTTGGATAAGCAGAGGCTATTCGTTGGTTCCTTGAATCTGGACCACCGCTCAATCAACATCAATACCGAAGTGGGGCTATTGATTCATTCTGAAGCCTTATCAAACCGTGTAACACAAATAGTGAGTGAGCAATTGCCCGAACTTGCATGGCATTTGGGTCTAAATCATGACGAGGAACTCATTTGGTATGATGTGTCCACAGGTAAAGACAAAATCATTGCCACCAAGCAGGACCCTAACGCCAGTCTATGGGCGCGTATCAGAGTCAAAGTTTATTCATGGTTACCTATTGAGTCCCTACTTTAA